The following proteins come from a genomic window of Streptomyces liliiviolaceus:
- a CDS encoding IS110 family RNA-guided transposase, with the protein MATIWAGIDAGKTHHHCVAIDESGRRLLSRRIANDEPELLELLTAVLALGDDAIWGIDLADGGAALAITILLDHDQPVHYISGRAIHRASESYRGEGKTDAKDAAVIADQVRIRRDLHPLRTSDATVTDLKILTGRRTDLVADRTRSVNRLRAQLTGIFLGLERALDLTNAGPLMLLTGYQTPAAIRRIGVKRLETWLRNRKVIRADRLAETAVHAAERQHTSLPGEKLTAHMVHTLAREVTALNQQVAELDKAIEARFRQHQDFEAITSMLGLGVILGAEFLAATGGDMAFFGTADRLAGFGGVAPVPRDSGKISGNLRRPRRYNRRLQRVFYISALFSIRHCDESRRFYERKRAEGKHHIQAVLALARRRVNVLWALLRDGRAYEAVPPTAHMA; encoded by the coding sequence ATGGCCACGATATGGGCCGGCATCGACGCAGGTAAAACCCATCATCACTGCGTCGCGATCGACGAGAGCGGCCGCCGACTTCTATCGCGACGCATCGCCAACGACGAACCCGAACTGCTCGAACTGCTCACCGCCGTCCTTGCCTTGGGCGACGATGCGATTTGGGGCATCGACCTGGCCGACGGCGGTGCCGCCCTGGCCATCACGATCCTCCTCGACCACGACCAGCCTGTGCACTACATCTCCGGCCGGGCCATCCATCGCGCCTCCGAGAGCTACCGCGGCGAGGGCAAAACCGATGCCAAGGACGCTGCTGTCATCGCCGACCAAGTGCGCATCCGACGGGACCTGCACCCCTTACGCACCAGCGACGCTACCGTCACCGACCTCAAGATCCTCACCGGCCGGCGCACGGACCTGGTCGCCGACCGCACCCGCAGCGTCAACCGGCTCCGCGCCCAACTCACCGGCATCTTCCTCGGCCTGGAACGGGCACTGGACCTGACCAACGCCGGCCCGCTCATGCTGCTGACCGGATACCAGACCCCGGCCGCCATCCGCCGAATCGGCGTGAAACGGCTGGAGACCTGGCTGCGTAACCGAAAGGTCATTCGCGCCGACCGGCTCGCCGAGACCGCCGTCCACGCCGCCGAGCGCCAGCACACCAGCCTGCCCGGGGAGAAGCTGACCGCCCACATGGTGCACACACTGGCGAGGGAGGTGACGGCCCTCAACCAGCAAGTCGCCGAGCTCGACAAGGCGATCGAGGCCCGGTTTCGCCAGCATCAGGACTTCGAAGCGATCACCAGCATGCTGGGCCTGGGTGTCATCCTCGGCGCCGAGTTCCTGGCCGCCACCGGAGGCGACATGGCCTTCTTCGGTACTGCCGACCGCCTTGCAGGCTTCGGTGGCGTCGCACCCGTTCCGCGCGACTCCGGCAAGATCAGTGGCAACCTCCGCCGGCCACGGCGATACAACCGCAGACTCCAACGCGTCTTCTACATCTCCGCGTTGTTCAGCATCCGCCACTGCGACGAGTCCCGCCGGTTTTACGAACGCAAGCGAGCCGAGGGAAAACACCACATCCAGGCAGTCCTGGCCCTGGCCCGCCGACGCGTCAACGTCCTATGGGCCCTCCTCCGCGACGGACGGGCCTACGAGGCCGTGCCGCCCACCGCTCACATGGCTTGA
- a CDS encoding reverse transcriptase/maturase family protein, with product MQTAETVLDIIRKRGERGLPIERLYRQLFNPQLYLMAYGRIYANTGAMTPGVTKETADGMSLEKIGSIIDALRAERYRWSPARRVYIEKKGSTKKRPLGLPPWSDKLVAEVVRLLLEAYYDVQFSDRSHGFRPQRGCHTALSEVVEVWKGTHWFIEGDISDCFGSLDHDVMLSILAEKIHDGRFLRLISHMLKAGYLEDWRWNATLSGAPQGGVASPILSNIYLDRLDQFIEQSLLPEYNHGRRRRPNREYQVVEYAIQRAKRHGDRDAVRELRLRRRTLPSQDPNDPDYRRLRYVRYADDWLLGFAGPKREAEEIKSRIRMFLRDELKLELSESKTLITHAASQAAHFLGYEIRVQHADTKITRHRRAVNGAIGLFVPRQVIRQKCARYMSKGKPAQRGPLLHDEDFTIVAKYQAEFWGLVQYYLLAQDVFRLGRLQWVMETSMLKTLAGKHRSTVTKMSRKHKSTIETPDGPRRCIQVTVPRDEGKKPLVARFGGISLKRQRTAVLTDLRPVMASMKRNELIHRLLAECCEICETRTNLEVHHVRKLADLNRPGRRERPAWVHLMAMRRRKTLVICRRCHEDIHAGRPTAPLRK from the coding sequence ATGCAGACCGCCGAAACGGTGCTGGACATCATCCGCAAGCGCGGAGAGAGGGGACTGCCGATCGAGAGGCTGTATCGGCAACTGTTCAACCCACAGCTGTACTTGATGGCCTACGGACGGATCTACGCCAACACGGGTGCGATGACGCCCGGGGTCACCAAGGAAACCGCGGACGGCATGTCACTGGAGAAGATCGGCAGCATCATCGACGCCTTGCGCGCCGAGCGCTACCGATGGTCTCCGGCCCGGCGGGTCTACATCGAGAAGAAAGGATCAACGAAGAAGCGCCCGTTAGGTCTGCCGCCCTGGTCGGACAAGCTGGTCGCCGAGGTGGTCCGCCTGCTGCTTGAGGCGTACTACGACGTCCAGTTCTCCGACCGGTCCCACGGTTTCCGTCCCCAACGAGGCTGCCACACCGCGCTCAGCGAGGTCGTGGAGGTCTGGAAGGGAACGCACTGGTTCATCGAAGGGGACATCTCCGACTGCTTCGGCAGCCTCGATCACGACGTGATGCTGTCGATCCTGGCGGAGAAGATCCACGATGGCCGGTTCCTGCGGCTGATCAGCCACATGCTCAAGGCCGGATACCTGGAGGACTGGCGATGGAACGCCACGCTCAGCGGTGCGCCGCAGGGCGGGGTGGCCTCCCCGATCCTCTCGAACATCTACCTTGACCGGCTTGACCAGTTCATCGAACAGTCTCTCCTGCCCGAGTACAACCACGGCCGGCGCCGGCGCCCCAACCGGGAGTACCAGGTCGTCGAGTACGCGATCCAGCGGGCCAAGCGGCACGGTGACCGGGACGCGGTCCGGGAGCTTCGACTCCGCCGCCGCACCCTGCCGAGCCAGGACCCCAACGATCCGGACTACCGGCGATTACGTTACGTCCGTTATGCCGACGACTGGCTGCTGGGATTTGCCGGTCCCAAGCGCGAGGCCGAGGAGATCAAGTCGAGGATACGGATGTTCCTGCGCGACGAGCTCAAGCTGGAACTGTCCGAGTCCAAGACGCTGATCACCCATGCCGCCAGCCAGGCGGCGCACTTCCTCGGCTACGAGATCCGAGTCCAGCACGCCGACACCAAGATCACGCGGCATCGCCGGGCGGTCAACGGTGCCATCGGACTCTTCGTGCCCCGACAGGTGATCAGGCAGAAATGTGCGCGCTACATGAGCAAGGGGAAGCCCGCCCAACGAGGCCCGCTGCTTCACGATGAAGACTTCACGATCGTCGCGAAGTATCAGGCTGAGTTCTGGGGGCTGGTCCAGTACTACCTCCTCGCCCAGGATGTGTTCCGCCTGGGCCGTCTCCAGTGGGTCATGGAGACATCGATGCTGAAGACTCTGGCCGGGAAACACCGGTCGACGGTCACGAAGATGTCCCGGAAACACAAGAGCACCATCGAGACACCTGACGGACCACGCCGCTGCATCCAGGTCACCGTCCCCCGCGACGAGGGGAAGAAGCCGTTGGTCGCCCGCTTCGGCGGGATCTCGCTCAAGCGGCAGCGCACGGCAGTACTCACCGACCTCCGGCCGGTCATGGCCAGCATGAAGCGCAACGAGCTGATCCACAGGCTCCTCGCCGAGTGCTGCGAGATCTGCGAGACACGGACGAACCTTGAGGTCCACCACGTCCGCAAGCTCGCTGATCTCAACCGGCCCGGACGCCGGGAAAGGCCCGCGTGGGTCCATCTGATGGCGATGCGACGGCGCAAGACCCTCGTGATCTGCCGCCGCTGTCACGAAGACATCCACGCGGGACGTCCCACCGCACCACTCCGGAAATGA
- a CDS encoding alpha/beta fold hydrolase: protein MAWSERVVVRDDIWLACRDWDGPGQPIVLLHGLAGHAGEWDVLAQDLHPRYRVVAFDQRGHGASERRPRDVSRAAYVADVIAVVDQLALPRPVLVGQSLGGHTAMLAAAAHPGLVRALVLVEASPGRSHPSGPADVGKWLDSWPTPFPSREAAAAFLGGGRVGAGWAAGLEEREGGWWPRFDQDVMVRSLAENAQRSFQHEWEQVTCPTLIVLAQSSFIPAQEADEMLRQRPVTTAMSIPGTGHDLHLEQPEILRTALSDFIESLV, encoded by the coding sequence ATGGCATGGTCTGAACGCGTGGTGGTGCGGGACGATATCTGGCTTGCCTGCCGGGACTGGGACGGGCCTGGACAGCCCATCGTGTTACTGCATGGCCTGGCCGGTCACGCAGGTGAATGGGATGTACTGGCACAGGACTTGCACCCCAGATATCGGGTCGTGGCGTTCGACCAGCGCGGGCATGGCGCCAGCGAGCGCCGTCCGCGGGACGTTTCCCGCGCCGCCTACGTCGCCGACGTCATCGCTGTTGTGGATCAGCTGGCGCTGCCGCGGCCCGTTCTCGTCGGTCAGTCGCTGGGCGGGCATACGGCCATGCTCGCCGCAGCCGCGCACCCCGGGCTCGTCCGCGCACTCGTACTCGTCGAAGCCAGCCCCGGCCGTTCGCACCCGAGTGGCCCCGCAGACGTCGGCAAATGGCTCGACTCATGGCCGACGCCGTTTCCCTCACGCGAAGCGGCAGCCGCGTTCCTTGGCGGTGGACGGGTCGGCGCAGGCTGGGCGGCCGGGCTGGAGGAACGCGAGGGCGGATGGTGGCCTCGTTTCGACCAGGACGTGATGGTCCGATCGCTGGCGGAGAACGCCCAGCGTTCCTTTCAGCACGAGTGGGAGCAGGTCACGTGCCCCACCCTGATCGTCCTGGCCCAATCCAGTTTCATCCCCGCGCAGGAAGCTGACGAGATGCTCCGGCAACGACCCGTCACCACGGCCATGAGCATCCCCGGCACTGGGCACGACCTGCACCTCGAACAGCCCGAGATCCTACGCACCGCGCTCTCGGACTTCATCGAGAGCCTCGTTTGA
- a CDS encoding SMI1/KNR4 family protein, translated as MSHADAVRSSWARIVRWLDENAPISAQALNPPATEADIRELRDSLGCQVPEVLEMWLRCNNGSTAKDSRISIPGGVRLTPHLDSKVFPGGEVFLDCRSIVDRYQNNLRVAEDIGDEDWWEPSWIPVLAEADAHYGLILDAGQRDGSVPVLAYRETDYPKKYASSLEDLLAGMADMLEHGRGDGVLTRGCRASVQNGRVVWD; from the coding sequence ATGTCTCATGCGGATGCTGTCAGGTCGTCGTGGGCCCGGATTGTCCGGTGGCTTGACGAGAATGCCCCTATTAGTGCGCAGGCGCTCAATCCCCCGGCCACTGAGGCCGATATCCGAGAACTGCGCGATTCCCTGGGATGCCAGGTCCCTGAGGTGTTGGAAATGTGGCTACGGTGCAACAACGGCAGCACCGCGAAGGACTCCAGAATTTCGATTCCGGGAGGAGTTCGGCTCACTCCTCATCTTGATTCCAAGGTATTCCCCGGTGGTGAGGTGTTTCTCGACTGCCGGAGCATCGTCGACCGGTATCAGAACAACCTCCGCGTCGCCGAGGACATCGGCGATGAGGATTGGTGGGAGCCATCATGGATTCCGGTCCTGGCCGAGGCGGACGCCCACTACGGGCTGATCTTGGACGCGGGGCAGAGGGACGGGAGCGTCCCGGTGCTGGCCTACCGCGAGACCGACTACCCGAAGAAGTACGCCTCGTCGCTGGAAGACCTGCTAGCCGGCATGGCTGACATGCTGGAACACGGCCGTGGAGACGGTGTGCTCACGCGTGGGTGCCGGGCGTCTGTCCAGAATGGGCGGGTGGTTTGGGACTGA
- a CDS encoding golvesin C-terminal-like domain-containing protein: MVVIAVATALLASSLSVSAQAQGPKVPDNAVQGGKSLPKATSKPHEVGKKDRVAVLGKDYSSSKDVALSTSGDGTGFHILTGQERDGYKFATVATLREDGFDADSWIGNACVTGSGKYAAIAYAPRTFTNKPELMVRGAFTAVVNLGSGKVTKLPFTASLAYFSPGCGTRDDAVFTQLTHDGDEEQKTRLITVDAATGKQSRPVAFPGQVTSAVPTRHGIVAGHGNKLVRINGRKETVLAATKHVPFQIAADSGDGVTFIDREADTKTTKANSWAKHLDVTQVKGKKTTPKTVAEGKLADWDLSAAPDGTVFLTGKAKNTGTLPGPVKNPGHLAKGARMSSLGHAGVSTSWSDGKTSLITPEGAKQVRDARIMLDVVATGKHTELDATPQLSATRAEAGRRLSPALGIPTGKEPSAEPSVSGDSEGLSTQTMRTQALTASATGPSEGTDERYCAVARNDVKKQAFQPTPRQVEWAVDQAVVGELNFYRAANWKSTGMSGYQPQGLFPPIVLAGDPNGTLDNEDPDETDRWHIPSQVMLGVTAQESNMWQATRFAVPGVTSNSLIGNYYGTQYTSDGTQADPWRINFSEADCGYGITQATDGMRLDGKEKDGETALSPLTQEAVALDYTANIAYGVQILSDKWNQTYRAGMKVNNGHPQWIENWFFALWAYNSGFYETADSSGHKGLGWTNNPANPLWKANRVPFLQHATDPSKDDYSHAAHPQDWPYEEKVLGWAARPISAMFAPGDFKAGYLAAWWNTNEYRSTVKPPIDLFCDASNDCVPSKIGDNDSNDPGLGACQLDAGDSDTNKHWLHCWWDKSAQWKNCDSAAQCGHQVHRFNTSYPEQADANSYPPRCSSGLPSNALIVDDVPDGTTPAGSGSRGCGVVQSNGTFTLTYQPSDIIDADTGQTVTTYPGKIDTHQIGAAYGNHFWFTHTRSPESFPEPGDRMKVTGTWKLGQKITEHYGQAKVYAHIPDHGAQTSKAEYRIKHGHGTTVKAISQDANQSNKWVDLGAYQFNDAVPEVSLDNFNGGDGSKDIAFDAIAFVPGDYSGIPTDLTFGDADPNAPERAAIEPPETIPGGFFPIVGTSLKSTGATSASVSGAQVTSDATASCSVTTKSVTYIRTQACIRDDIGITYFQNGTPAGNAIFDYQQQIDLDVNSDTFTQTVNITLKSMDPAVTSARIDVDFNCRGYCQTDTPVWTGSKTWVKGEFHTVTATSKIKWTKGTDRSAISPLWTVKGAANGATTVNSVDVEKEELDVRCDVEVKTTPGCVFSRYKPTYGMNSDKFPAAAAHVRLIQNKLPGHYGLRGNAPLTFLAEDVLVPDPPTSTRSLVDHNRATICPTAWQRSPLATMSDNLGSGDVPSCDEFPFAASWQSAAIPKAWGGQNLRSVSSGDECANTIAVEGSDGLWRLIPDPRYDIPTWTEPCGRSSMSNNQNTQSMSLFPTFRRNNRVLEGDNYWLDAEKP, translated from the coding sequence ATGGTGGTGATAGCGGTAGCGACTGCGCTTCTCGCCTCGTCACTGTCCGTCTCCGCGCAGGCTCAGGGACCTAAGGTTCCCGACAATGCCGTTCAGGGTGGCAAGAGCCTGCCGAAAGCCACGAGCAAGCCGCACGAGGTCGGCAAGAAGGACCGCGTGGCCGTCCTGGGCAAGGACTACTCCTCTTCCAAGGACGTGGCCTTGTCCACTTCCGGTGACGGTACCGGCTTTCATATCCTGACCGGTCAGGAGAGGGACGGCTACAAGTTCGCCACCGTGGCCACCCTGCGCGAAGACGGATTCGATGCGGACTCCTGGATCGGAAACGCGTGCGTGACCGGGTCCGGGAAGTACGCGGCCATCGCCTACGCACCCCGGACGTTCACCAACAAGCCCGAGCTGATGGTGCGCGGCGCGTTCACCGCCGTCGTCAATCTGGGGAGCGGCAAGGTCACCAAGCTGCCGTTCACCGCGTCGCTGGCCTACTTCTCTCCGGGCTGCGGCACCAGGGACGATGCGGTGTTCACCCAGCTGACCCACGACGGGGACGAGGAACAGAAGACCCGTCTGATCACCGTGGACGCTGCCACAGGCAAACAGTCCCGGCCGGTCGCCTTCCCCGGTCAGGTCACCTCGGCTGTCCCGACCCGGCACGGCATCGTGGCCGGCCACGGCAACAAACTCGTCCGCATCAACGGGCGGAAGGAAACCGTCCTCGCCGCAACGAAGCACGTGCCGTTCCAGATCGCGGCTGACAGCGGCGACGGCGTGACCTTCATCGACCGGGAAGCCGACACAAAGACGACCAAGGCGAATTCCTGGGCCAAGCACCTGGACGTCACGCAGGTCAAGGGCAAGAAGACCACCCCGAAGACGGTGGCTGAAGGAAAACTCGCCGATTGGGACCTGTCTGCTGCCCCTGACGGCACGGTGTTCCTCACAGGTAAGGCCAAGAACACAGGGACTCTGCCGGGACCGGTGAAGAATCCGGGGCATCTCGCCAAAGGTGCCCGTATGTCGAGTCTCGGCCACGCGGGCGTGTCCACTTCCTGGTCGGACGGCAAGACCAGCTTGATCACACCCGAGGGGGCCAAGCAAGTCCGGGACGCGCGGATCATGCTCGACGTGGTCGCCACCGGCAAGCACACCGAGTTGGACGCCACACCACAGCTCTCCGCCACGCGGGCTGAGGCCGGAAGGCGACTCTCCCCGGCGCTGGGCATCCCGACAGGCAAGGAGCCGTCCGCGGAACCGTCGGTCAGTGGTGACAGCGAGGGTCTGTCCACGCAGACGATGCGTACCCAGGCTCTGACGGCGTCGGCGACCGGTCCGAGCGAGGGTACCGATGAACGCTACTGCGCGGTGGCCCGCAACGATGTCAAGAAGCAGGCCTTCCAGCCGACCCCGCGGCAGGTGGAATGGGCCGTGGACCAGGCCGTCGTCGGTGAGCTGAACTTCTACCGCGCGGCGAACTGGAAGAGCACCGGCATGAGCGGCTACCAGCCTCAGGGCCTGTTCCCGCCGATTGTGCTGGCCGGCGATCCCAACGGCACCCTGGACAACGAGGACCCCGACGAAACCGACCGCTGGCACATACCCTCGCAGGTGATGCTCGGCGTCACCGCGCAGGAATCCAACATGTGGCAGGCCACCCGGTTTGCTGTCCCCGGCGTCACTTCCAATAGCCTCATCGGCAACTACTACGGAACCCAGTACACATCCGACGGTACTCAGGCCGACCCATGGCGCATCAACTTCTCCGAAGCCGACTGCGGTTACGGCATCACCCAGGCCACGGACGGCATGCGGCTGGATGGCAAGGAGAAGGACGGTGAGACGGCTCTCTCCCCGCTCACCCAGGAAGCCGTCGCGCTGGACTACACCGCCAACATCGCCTACGGCGTCCAGATCCTCTCCGACAAGTGGAACCAGACCTACCGGGCCGGGATGAAGGTCAACAACGGCCACCCGCAATGGATCGAGAACTGGTTCTTCGCCCTGTGGGCGTACAACTCCGGCTTCTACGAGACGGCTGACTCCAGCGGCCACAAGGGTCTGGGCTGGACCAACAACCCGGCCAACCCGTTGTGGAAAGCCAACCGTGTTCCCTTCCTGCAACACGCTACGGACCCGTCCAAGGACGACTACAGCCATGCCGCGCACCCGCAGGACTGGCCCTATGAGGAGAAGGTCCTCGGCTGGGCTGCTCGCCCGATCTCGGCGATGTTCGCCCCCGGCGACTTCAAGGCCGGATACCTGGCTGCCTGGTGGAACACCAACGAGTACCGCAGCACCGTGAAGCCGCCGATCGACTTGTTCTGCGATGCGTCCAACGACTGCGTCCCGTCCAAGATCGGCGACAACGACTCCAACGATCCCGGCCTGGGTGCCTGCCAGCTCGATGCGGGTGATTCCGATACCAACAAGCACTGGCTGCACTGCTGGTGGGACAAATCGGCCCAGTGGAAGAACTGCGACTCTGCGGCCCAGTGCGGCCACCAGGTGCACCGCTTCAACACGTCGTATCCGGAACAGGCAGACGCCAACTCCTACCCGCCGCGCTGCAGCAGCGGCCTGCCCTCGAACGCGTTGATCGTGGACGACGTGCCCGACGGCACCACCCCGGCAGGATCCGGTTCACGCGGCTGCGGGGTTGTGCAGTCAAACGGCACCTTCACCCTCACCTACCAGCCCTCCGACATCATCGATGCCGACACCGGGCAGACGGTCACCACTTATCCGGGGAAGATCGACACGCATCAGATCGGTGCGGCGTACGGCAACCACTTCTGGTTCACCCACACCCGATCCCCCGAATCCTTCCCGGAACCCGGCGACCGCATGAAGGTCACCGGCACCTGGAAGCTCGGCCAGAAGATCACTGAGCACTATGGCCAGGCCAAGGTCTACGCGCACATCCCGGACCACGGGGCGCAGACCTCCAAGGCCGAATACCGCATCAAGCACGGACACGGCACCACCGTCAAGGCGATCTCCCAGGACGCCAACCAGTCCAATAAGTGGGTTGACCTGGGCGCCTATCAGTTCAACGACGCCGTTCCCGAGGTCAGTCTGGACAACTTCAACGGCGGCGACGGCTCCAAGGACATCGCCTTCGACGCCATTGCATTCGTCCCTGGCGACTACTCGGGCATCCCTACCGATCTGACCTTCGGGGACGCCGACCCGAATGCACCGGAGCGGGCCGCGATCGAGCCGCCCGAGACCATTCCGGGCGGCTTCTTCCCGATCGTCGGAACCTCACTCAAGTCAACCGGGGCGACCAGCGCCTCCGTGAGCGGCGCGCAGGTCACCTCGGACGCCACCGCTAGCTGCTCCGTGACCACGAAGTCGGTGACGTACATCCGGACTCAGGCATGCATCAGGGATGACATTGGCATCACGTATTTCCAGAATGGCACTCCGGCTGGCAACGCCATCTTCGACTACCAGCAGCAGATAGATCTCGATGTCAATAGCGACACCTTCACCCAGACGGTGAACATCACCCTGAAGTCGATGGACCCGGCCGTTACCAGTGCCCGGATCGACGTCGACTTCAACTGCCGCGGCTACTGCCAGACGGACACTCCCGTTTGGACCGGCAGCAAGACCTGGGTCAAGGGCGAGTTCCACACGGTGACCGCGACCTCAAAGATCAAGTGGACGAAAGGGACGGACCGCAGTGCCATCTCTCCCCTCTGGACTGTCAAGGGCGCGGCCAACGGAGCGACCACGGTGAACTCCGTCGACGTCGAGAAGGAGGAGCTGGACGTTCGCTGCGACGTCGAGGTGAAGACCACGCCCGGCTGTGTCTTCAGCCGTTACAAGCCGACGTACGGCATGAACTCCGATAAGTTCCCGGCGGCCGCCGCGCACGTGCGGCTGATCCAGAACAAGCTCCCCGGCCACTACGGTCTGCGGGGCAACGCTCCGCTGACTTTCCTGGCCGAAGACGTTCTGGTACCCGACCCTCCGACCAGCACCAGGAGCCTGGTCGACCACAACCGCGCCACCATCTGCCCGACAGCGTGGCAGCGCAGCCCCTTGGCCACCATGTCGGACAACCTGGGATCCGGTGATGTCCCCAGCTGCGACGAGTTCCCCTTCGCGGCTAGCTGGCAAAGCGCCGCGATCCCCAAGGCGTGGGGCGGTCAGAACCTTAGGAGCGTCAGCTCGGGCGATGAATGCGCGAACACCATCGCCGTCGAAGGCAGCGACGGGCTGTGGCGGCTGATACCCGACCCGCGCTACGACATACCAACCTGGACGGAGCCGTGCGGCCGGTCCAGCATGTCCAACAACCAGAACACCCAGTCCATGAGCCTCTTCCCGACGTTCCGAAGGAACAACCGCGTTCTTGAGGGCGACAACTACTGGCTTGACGCAGAGAAGCCGTAA
- a CDS encoding calcium-binding protein has translation MYHRITVGSLVGAVALSTLMIPATAQADDSSGDIQITDVVVNGGKDIVLGTTDVKTFTIAVTATDDSGIKVGDTFPVLWHTRFPNGESYGLVIPEDIAGRCASKDSTTTTCTYTLKMNPRIDPQDNTTAGTWTVRAHVLANDGDYLTKDSAAKAKVLRNSRLTVNAAPEPVKKNKTITVTGALTRANWETYKYAGYTKQPVKLQFKKKGTSTYTTLKTVATDSKGNLKTTTKATADGYFRYAFAGTSTTPAVASAADYVDVQ, from the coding sequence ATGTATCACCGCATCACCGTGGGAAGCCTCGTCGGGGCCGTCGCCTTGTCCACGCTCATGATCCCGGCGACCGCGCAGGCGGATGACTCTTCGGGCGACATCCAGATTACGGACGTGGTCGTCAACGGAGGAAAGGACATCGTCCTGGGGACCACGGACGTGAAGACGTTCACCATCGCGGTGACCGCCACGGACGACTCGGGCATCAAGGTCGGCGACACCTTCCCGGTCCTGTGGCACACGCGTTTCCCGAACGGAGAGTCCTACGGTCTCGTGATCCCCGAGGACATCGCGGGCCGGTGCGCGAGCAAGGATTCCACCACGACGACCTGCACCTACACGCTGAAGATGAACCCGCGCATCGACCCCCAGGACAACACCACGGCCGGTACCTGGACCGTGAGAGCCCATGTCTTGGCCAACGACGGTGACTACCTCACCAAGGACTCCGCCGCCAAGGCGAAGGTCCTGCGCAACTCCAGACTGACGGTCAACGCCGCGCCGGAACCGGTGAAGAAGAACAAGACGATCACCGTCACGGGCGCGCTGACCCGCGCCAACTGGGAGACCTACAAGTACGCGGGCTACACCAAGCAGCCGGTGAAGCTCCAGTTCAAGAAGAAGGGCACCAGCACCTACACAACCCTCAAGACCGTCGCCACGGACAGCAAGGGCAACCTGAAGACGACGACGAAGGCCACGGCGGACGGCTACTTCCGCTACGCCTTCGCAGGCACGTCCACCACCCCGGCGGTCGCCTCTGCGGCCGACTACGTCGACGTGCAGTAG
- a CDS encoding DUF6207 family protein encodes MKPINDAHVARPGLAVVEIATSDDATAFALQHLLAAHCAIAPADRTTREPGEPGVRLRCFLDLHQK; translated from the coding sequence ATGAAACCGATCAACGACGCACACGTGGCCCGCCCCGGCCTGGCCGTGGTGGAAATCGCGACCTCCGACGACGCCACCGCCTTCGCCCTCCAGCACCTGCTCGCCGCCCACTGCGCCATCGCACCCGCGGACCGCACCACAAGGGAACCCGGCGAGCCCGGCGTACGCCTGCGCTGCTTCCTCGACCTGCACCAGAAATGA
- a CDS encoding HNH endonuclease family protein → MLSKIAAAAALLLAFPLTTAPASAHGARVAPLPLGQAVQLLPSADESRDGYQRSSFKHWVDADRDSCNTRAEVLIAESRSEPAIEAGCKVTAGEWYSYYDGVTLTAPGGLDIDHMVPLAEAWDSGASAWTPARRQAYANDLDADRSLVAVTARSNRSKADQDPADWQPPLADARCTYSTDWVATKLRWQLAVDDRERSALTELAAGCGQETVDYQPAP, encoded by the coding sequence ATGCTTTCGAAGATCGCGGCTGCTGCCGCCCTCCTGCTCGCGTTCCCTCTGACCACCGCGCCCGCCTCCGCGCATGGAGCGCGGGTGGCGCCCCTGCCGCTGGGCCAGGCCGTGCAACTGCTGCCCTCGGCAGACGAATCCCGGGACGGCTATCAGCGCAGCAGTTTCAAGCACTGGGTCGACGCCGACCGGGACTCGTGTAACACCCGCGCCGAAGTGCTGATCGCCGAATCACGCAGCGAGCCGGCCATCGAGGCAGGCTGCAAGGTGACCGCGGGCGAGTGGTATTCCTACTACGACGGTGTCACTCTCACCGCGCCGGGTGGCCTGGACATCGACCACATGGTTCCGCTCGCTGAAGCCTGGGACTCCGGCGCCAGCGCCTGGACGCCGGCCCGGCGGCAGGCCTACGCCAACGACCTGGATGCCGACCGCTCCCTGGTGGCCGTCACCGCCCGCAGCAACCGCTCCAAGGCCGACCAGGATCCGGCCGACTGGCAGCCCCCGCTCGCCGACGCTCGTTGCACGTACTCCACCGACTGGGTGGCCACCAAGTTGCGCTGGCAGCTGGCCGTCGACGACCGTGAACGCTCCGCCCTCACCGAACTCGCCGCCGGCTGCGGGCAGGAGACGGTCGACTACCAGCCGGCCCCGTAG